One segment of Cellulosilyticum sp. I15G10I2 DNA contains the following:
- a CDS encoding DUF2157 domain-containing protein, protein MVIFVLWMISPIILGIWLIITASQKSKLNRQMQMLTAYLRRLYEEEKISKEVYHNIIQRRDSYGDYPSCNIPKTDEIQQGTKLEPLYNGDRVQNSIPSYQPSKKSKKPISTINIVLIIGVLFIILSGLIFATTTWKTLPSLARTMIVFSLVIVFFTSSWIAENKLKLKQTSVAFYTLGSIFLPITMIAVGYFRLLGDWFTLYGEGRYLLALTAFLLLALAAFIGGMKYQSYYFVWTTFGCVTLSFMSLIRIVFDAMDLLALGLAIYSSALIILSQRLTINEEQQEKTYTLFLKFMRPFSMINLLVLAVFGAVISGMGILSGIAMIIFAGIFLNGTFYSEAKVYGIYPFTVTLMVGFVKLGASYEIDKLFLMMSLAGVMIFIFSLMNLLNNYVKRALNIAAVLIGIICLGVGGAAVIIEETWTLYRLAAAAIVLFNMTWGILKYKNKPLLYMQPVVLITLLWGSVEILLPPGFPKGIILSLATVLFFGIYYFLKVSKAHISFRTRLSDGLFVITSLWGGLYDFSYQYASSFWSYKNVFVLSSFMIVCVLIGILSAQKEKDLWCKFYALILPHTLILMLLPIREMVVNSFNRDAGKYLFLAYVMLLTLSAVCILILQHKYSRLSRYENPFGAAVTLYTIAAFIVTVLLLNRGHYPAYLWLFTLYWGVRYRIEQKKEKGIGLIGINSMYYVAGTGLFMAVFFTARSLFTNSHIAYMLCAPAALSIILFGVYLLGSSQEETETEGIKNLYYLSAISLYLLACINTGLYILDQDISSLYVIVSLVLIVLSFGALYLQKNTLWSILPLTLIYPVLYTTLSRLGYDEEVIYMTMTLALFIFLTLFSRMLCKQFYALHEWGGKRKIEVDWLAVINITAPFYLLFKGDQYWRFAGCILMGLYILSFYSRFKANHANKIIFTAASICVAFAYWMQPFIVFHERIETELNLLPLILIAFLVQKVIWKGQERVTSIISLAVGIFCLIRLGVDAVIYENDIDTLIIALSALGILLVSFYLKRKRWFVLSAVTLVVLALYMSKSFWMSLAWWIYLLGAGIILISIAAVNERIKGKSTSLVEKVGRFMSDWSW, encoded by the coding sequence ATGGTAATTTTTGTACTATGGATGATATCACCTATTATCCTTGGCATATGGCTTATCATTACAGCAAGTCAAAAATCCAAGCTTAATAGGCAGATGCAGATGCTTACAGCTTATTTACGGAGACTTTATGAAGAAGAAAAGATTTCAAAGGAAGTGTATCATAATATAATACAAAGGCGAGATAGCTATGGGGATTATCCAAGCTGTAACATACCAAAAACAGATGAGATACAGCAGGGCACTAAGTTAGAGCCGCTATATAATGGTGATAGGGTTCAAAATTCTATACCATCTTATCAGCCTTCTAAAAAATCTAAAAAACCTATAAGTACCATCAATATTGTACTTATTATTGGCGTACTCTTTATTATTCTTTCGGGGCTTATTTTTGCTACAACCACATGGAAGACATTGCCTAGTCTTGCAAGGACGATGATTGTATTTTCACTTGTTATAGTATTTTTCACCTCTTCATGGATTGCAGAAAATAAACTGAAGCTTAAGCAAACTAGTGTTGCGTTTTATACACTAGGTAGTATCTTTTTACCTATTACAATGATAGCTGTAGGTTATTTTAGGTTACTTGGAGACTGGTTTACTCTGTATGGAGAAGGCCGGTATTTACTTGCATTAACGGCATTTTTATTACTGGCTTTAGCAGCTTTTATAGGGGGGATGAAGTATCAATCCTATTATTTTGTATGGACGACATTTGGCTGTGTGACCTTATCTTTTATGAGTTTGATACGTATAGTGTTTGATGCAATGGATCTTTTAGCATTAGGACTTGCGATTTATTCTTCGGCACTTATTATACTAAGCCAAAGATTAACCATTAATGAAGAGCAACAAGAAAAGACATATACTTTATTTCTAAAATTTATGAGGCCTTTTTCGATGATCAATCTTCTAGTTTTGGCAGTCTTTGGGGCAGTTATATCAGGTATGGGGATACTCTCTGGGATTGCGATGATTATTTTTGCCGGGATTTTTCTAAATGGGACTTTTTATTCCGAGGCAAAAGTGTATGGGATTTATCCCTTTACGGTGACATTGATGGTTGGGTTTGTAAAGCTTGGTGCATCTTATGAAATAGACAAACTGTTTTTGATGATGTCCCTTGCTGGCGTTATGATTTTTATTTTTAGCTTAATGAATTTATTAAATAACTATGTAAAAAGAGCTTTGAATATTGCCGCAGTACTGATAGGCATTATTTGTCTAGGCGTTGGTGGGGCAGCAGTAATTATTGAAGAAACATGGACACTATATAGGTTAGCTGCAGCAGCAATTGTTCTATTTAATATGACATGGGGTATTTTAAAGTATAAAAATAAACCACTGCTCTATATGCAGCCTGTTGTACTTATTACATTATTATGGGGAAGTGTAGAAATTTTATTACCCCCTGGGTTTCCAAAAGGAATAATCCTATCTTTAGCAACAGTGCTATTTTTTGGTATTTATTATTTTCTTAAAGTATCTAAGGCACATATTTCTTTTAGAACTAGGTTATCTGATGGGCTCTTTGTAATAACCTCATTATGGGGAGGCTTATATGACTTTTCTTATCAGTATGCTTCAAGCTTTTGGAGTTACAAGAATGTATTTGTGTTAAGTTCCTTCATGATAGTTTGCGTTTTAATTGGGATATTATCTGCGCAGAAGGAAAAAGATTTGTGGTGTAAATTTTATGCACTTATATTACCTCATACACTTATATTGATGCTGCTTCCTATTAGAGAAATGGTTGTAAATAGCTTTAATAGAGACGCAGGCAAGTATCTATTTTTAGCTTATGTGATGCTACTTACACTATCAGCCGTATGCATTTTGATTTTGCAGCATAAATACAGTCGGTTATCTCGTTATGAAAATCCTTTTGGGGCAGCTGTAACACTTTATACTATAGCCGCTTTTATTGTGACCGTACTATTACTAAACAGAGGACATTATCCTGCCTATTTGTGGCTCTTTACACTTTATTGGGGTGTAAGGTATAGGATAGAACAGAAGAAAGAGAAGGGGATAGGTCTAATTGGTATAAATAGTATGTATTATGTAGCGGGCACGGGACTATTTATGGCAGTGTTTTTTACTGCAAGAAGCCTATTTACCAATAGTCATATTGCTTATATGCTTTGTGCGCCGGCAGCGTTGTCTATTATTTTATTTGGTGTGTATCTCTTAGGCAGCAGCCAAGAAGAGACGGAGACAGAAGGTATTAAGAATTTATATTATTTATCAGCGATAAGTCTCTATTTATTGGCATGTATTAATACAGGACTTTATATATTGGATCAGGATATTTCATCTTTATACGTCATAGTGAGTTTGGTGCTCATAGTCTTAAGTTTTGGAGCACTTTATCTTCAAAAAAATACCCTATGGAGTATTCTGCCGCTTACACTCATTTATCCAGTACTTTATACTACGCTTTCGAGACTCGGATATGATGAAGAAGTGATATACATGACAATGACGCTTGCGTTATTTATCTTTTTAACCCTATTTAGCCGGATGCTTTGTAAACAGTTTTATGCATTACATGAGTGGGGGGGGAAGCGAAAGATTGAGGTTGACTGGTTGGCAGTTATCAATATTACAGCACCTTTCTATCTCCTATTTAAAGGAGATCAGTACTGGCGGTTTGCAGGTTGTATACTTATGGGGCTTTATATACTTTCCTTTTATAGTAGATTTAAGGCCAATCATGCAAATAAAATTATTTTTACAGCAGCAAGTATTTGTGTAGCTTTTGCCTATTGGATGCAGCCATTTATTGTCTTTCATGAAAGAATTGAGACAGAACTTAATTTACTGCCGCTTATTTTAATTGCTTTTCTAGTACAAAAGGTGATATGGAAAGGCCAAGAAAGGGTAACAAGCATTATTTCATTAGCTGTTGGCATCTTTTGTTTGATAAGATTAGGCGTAGATGCAGTTATTTATGAAAATGACATAGACACACTTATTATTGCTTTAAGTGCTTTAGGGATATTGTTAGTTTCTTTTTATCTTAAGCGGAAAAGGTGGTTTGTACTCTCGGCAGTAACCTTGGTAGTTTTAGCACTCTATATGTCTAAAAGTTTCTGGATGTCGCTGGCGTGGTGGATTTATCTGCTTGGAGCTGGGATTATACTTATTAGTATTGCAGCAGTCAATGAACGTATTAAAGGAAAGAGCACGAGTCTTGTAGAAAAAGTAGGACGTTTTATGAGCGATTGGTCCTGGTAG